In Oscillatoria acuminata PCC 6304, a single window of DNA contains:
- a CDS encoding DNA cytosine methyltransferase, translating into MTDSIKFIDLFAGIGGFRLAFEKAGYHCVYSCEINEACQKVYYQNFGDLPEKDITNLDIENIPNHDVLTAGFPCQPFSISGKRNGFKDTRGTLFFHLCKIIEVKKPKVIVLENVKHLLHLDRGKVLETILYSLEDLGYSVTYKLLNSKDFQLAQNRERVIIIGTLNQKFNWDLIQKQFPTPSIEEFLDKKGHFEYLKPEEYTLIEHPKPQVSGLIFVGYRNKNIWKTGIRPNTEHLSRVHRQPNRIYSVKGVHPTLPSQETSGRFFIYIPEENAVRKLTLNECYRIMGFPRNFKKHPSIGECYKQIGNSVCIPMIQELAVQIKQQNLL; encoded by the coding sequence GTGACTGATTCGATTAAATTTATTGATTTATTTGCTGGAATTGGAGGATTTCGTCTGGCCTTTGAAAAAGCAGGCTATCATTGTGTTTACTCCTGTGAAATTAATGAAGCGTGCCAGAAAGTTTATTATCAAAATTTTGGGGATTTACCCGAAAAAGATATTACCAATTTAGATATTGAAAATATTCCTAATCATGATGTTCTAACAGCGGGTTTTCCTTGTCAGCCTTTTAGTATATCCGGAAAACGAAATGGCTTTAAGGATACGCGCGGAACCCTCTTCTTTCACTTATGCAAAATCATTGAAGTCAAAAAGCCTAAAGTGATTGTCTTGGAAAATGTTAAGCACCTCCTGCATCTTGACCGAGGCAAAGTTTTGGAAACAATTCTTTATTCCTTAGAAGACTTAGGATATTCTGTCACTTATAAGTTATTGAATTCTAAAGATTTTCAATTGGCCCAAAATCGAGAGCGAGTGATTATTATTGGAACTTTAAATCAAAAATTTAATTGGGATTTAATCCAGAAACAATTTCCTACTCCTAGTATTGAAGAATTCTTAGATAAAAAAGGACATTTTGAGTATTTAAAGCCTGAAGAATACACATTAATTGAACATCCTAAACCCCAAGTTTCAGGCTTGATTTTTGTCGGCTATCGTAATAAAAATATTTGGAAAACCGGGATTAGACCCAATACAGAACATCTGTCAAGAGTTCATAGACAACCGAATCGGATTTATTCTGTTAAAGGAGTTCATCCGACTTTACCCTCCCAGGAAACATCAGGCCGGTTTTTTATTTATATTCCTGAAGAAAATGCCGTGCGGAAATTAACCCTAAATGAGTGTTATCGAATTATGGGGTTTCCCAGGAATTTTAAAAAGCATCCTAGTATCGGAGAATGCTATAAACAAATTGGTAATTCCGTTTGTATTCCGATGATTCAGGAATTAGCTGTTCAAATTAAACAGCAAAATTTATTATAG
- a CDS encoding GbsR/MarR family transcriptional regulator has protein sequence MSRVDKEAQQFELRRFVEEVGLLFELSGMPRMAGRILGWLLIADPPHQSLSQLAEALQASKGSISTMSRLLIQAGIVDRMSLPGDRRDYFCIKLGAWTELIQQKTAQIKAVREIAERGLGLLEAEPDERRQRLEEMRNFHAFFEGELPRLVQRWEQERKVKQP, from the coding sequence ATGTCCAGAGTCGATAAAGAGGCGCAACAGTTTGAACTGAGGCGCTTTGTGGAAGAAGTGGGGCTGTTGTTTGAACTGAGTGGGATGCCGAGGATGGCAGGGCGAATTCTCGGATGGTTGTTGATTGCAGACCCCCCGCATCAGTCCCTAAGTCAACTGGCGGAAGCGTTACAGGCTTCTAAAGGGTCGATTAGTACGATGTCTCGGTTGTTGATTCAAGCGGGAATCGTCGATCGCATGAGTTTACCTGGCGATCGCCGAGATTATTTTTGTATCAAATTGGGTGCATGGACCGAATTAATTCAACAAAAAACTGCCCAAATTAAAGCGGTGCGGGAAATAGCTGAACGGGGACTGGGGTTACTGGAAGCAGAACCAGACGAACGTCGGCAACGACTGGAGGAAATGCGAAATTTTCATGCTTTTTTTGAGGGAGAACTGCCTCGGTTAGTCCAACGCTGGGAACAGGAACGAAAGGTGAAACAGCCTTAA
- a CDS encoding methyltransferase, with protein MLTLSHPLKQVFHCPEESDFYAHCLESLVLNASDNSRLIVEFGSGEGSPVIKSLLRTDFDGTIQGFELNKVAWKIAQSQIKQYELSERYTVNNCSFFDSPLYESADCVISNPPYLPAVDDKIYQPLLHGGRDGCTIAKKLLSLGCDEVLLMVSSYSNPVGLSDYALGRGYSVANFEIAPLNFGYYSSEPKVKSAIATLREQGMAFYSENIYLLAGVLFKKQQKAQRDLSREFIKLITAF; from the coding sequence ATGCTCACTTTATCCCATCCCCTAAAACAGGTATTCCACTGCCCGGAAGAATCGGATTTTTACGCGCACTGCTTGGAAAGTTTAGTGTTAAATGCCAGCGACAATTCTCGACTTATCGTAGAGTTTGGTTCAGGAGAGGGAAGTCCAGTTATTAAGTCTTTGCTGAGAACGGATTTTGACGGGACAATCCAGGGATTTGAGCTAAATAAAGTAGCGTGGAAAATTGCTCAGTCTCAAATTAAGCAATATGAACTGAGCGAACGATACACCGTCAACAATTGCTCTTTTTTTGATTCGCCTTTATACGAGTCGGCGGATTGTGTCATCTCAAATCCGCCTTACTTACCAGCGGTGGATGATAAGATTTATCAGCCGCTGTTGCACGGTGGGAGGGATGGTTGTACAATTGCTAAAAAACTTTTATCTCTGGGGTGCGACGAAGTTTTGCTGATGGTTTCTAGCTATTCTAATCCTGTGGGTTTGAGCGATTATGCCTTGGGTCGAGGCTACTCGGTTGCGAATTTTGAGATTGCACCTTTAAATTTTGGCTATTATAGCTCGGAACCCAAGGTGAAAAGCGCGATCGCCACTCTCCGAGAACAGGGAATGGCTTTTTATTCGGAAAATATCTATCTGCTGGCTGGAGTTTTGTTTAAGAAGCAGCAAAAAGCACAAAGAGATTTGTCGAGGGAGTTCATTAAGTTAATCACAGCATTTTAA
- a CDS encoding efflux RND transporter periplasmic adaptor subunit — protein MQRPSSVEQVTESQNNHKKPPLPPPKPDIKQEGKRRYKRVIIALIAAGLLGVGTFAYRTYQNAQPRTDAIAEITVPVDTQTLTVRIQASGTVRPIQSVNLSPKTTGRIAQLYVEQGDQVEAGAIIARMESEDVEAQRLQAAARLEQAEARLAQLRAGNRPQEIAQARARLAQAEARLDQLRAGNRPQEILQARARLAQAQARLDQLRAGNRSQEVAQARARLAQAEARLAQLRAGNRPQEVAQARARLTQAQARLDALRSGSRQDEIAQAETQIEEAEATLSLTAERVRRNQELVNEGAISRDRFDEVVTENRRAQTTLERSQQRLEQLIRARQEAIIEAEAQVTEARQALELQASGARPEEITRAEAEVAEARLALEVQEIGTRPEEILRAEAEVAEARQGVDIQESGARPEEITRAEAEVMEAQQALLVQQSGARPEEIRRVEAEVREAQAQLRGVEVQEEDTIIRAPFAGQITQRYATEGSFVAPTTAASSAGSATSTSIVALARGLEILAQVPEADISRIRSGQQVEIRADAYPDEQFLGKVNLIAPEAIRQQDVTLFEVRVNLESGTETLQSGMNVDVTFLGDQLDNALVVPTVAIVTNRGETGVLIPNAEGKAEFRSVTIGPTLGNQIQILEGLNPGDRVFIGLPEGQELEDILK, from the coding sequence ATGCAACGGCCATCTAGTGTAGAGCAAGTTACCGAATCTCAAAATAACCATAAAAAACCCCCCTTACCTCCTCCCAAACCGGACATTAAACAGGAAGGGAAACGGCGGTACAAACGGGTTATTATTGCGCTGATCGCCGCTGGATTGTTAGGAGTCGGCACCTTTGCCTATCGAACCTACCAAAACGCCCAACCGCGCACCGATGCGATCGCCGAAATAACCGTCCCCGTAGACACCCAAACCCTCACCGTCCGCATCCAAGCCAGTGGCACCGTCCGACCGATTCAGAGTGTCAACCTCTCCCCCAAAACCACAGGGCGGATTGCTCAATTATATGTCGAACAAGGGGACCAAGTAGAAGCCGGTGCCATCATCGCCCGCATGGAAAGCGAGGACGTAGAAGCGCAACGACTCCAAGCTGCCGCGCGATTAGAACAAGCCGAAGCCCGACTCGCTCAACTGCGCGCCGGAAATCGGCCCCAGGAAATTGCCCAAGCGCGGGCGAGACTGGCGCAAGCGGAAGCCCGACTCGACCAACTGCGCGCCGGAAATCGACCCCAGGAGATACTCCAAGCCCGGGCGAGACTGGCGCAAGCTCAAGCGCGACTCGACCAACTGCGCGCCGGAAATCGCTCTCAGGAAGTGGCGCAAGCGCGGGCTAGACTGGCGCAAGCGGAAGCTAGACTGGCGCAACTGCGCGCTGGAAATCGGCCCCAGGAGGTGGCGCAAGCGCGGGCTAGACTCACCCAAGCGCAAGCGCGGTTAGATGCACTGCGTTCTGGGAGTCGGCAAGATGAGATTGCTCAAGCGGAAACTCAAATTGAAGAAGCTGAGGCTACCTTGTCTCTGACGGCAGAACGAGTGCGCCGGAATCAGGAATTGGTGAATGAAGGGGCAATTTCTCGCGATCGCTTTGATGAAGTGGTCACGGAAAATCGTCGGGCGCAAACCACCTTAGAGCGATCGCAGCAACGGTTAGAGCAACTGATTCGCGCTCGCCAAGAGGCGATTATCGAAGCTGAAGCTCAAGTTACCGAAGCGCGGCAAGCCTTAGAACTGCAAGCCAGTGGGGCCAGACCCGAAGAAATCACCCGCGCCGAAGCCGAAGTTGCCGAAGCGCGTCTTGCCTTGGAAGTGCAAGAAATTGGTACTCGCCCGGAAGAAATCCTCCGCGCTGAAGCCGAAGTTGCCGAAGCAAGACAAGGGGTAGATATCCAAGAAAGTGGTGCTAGACCTGAAGAAATCACCCGCGCCGAAGCTGAAGTGATGGAAGCGCAGCAAGCCTTATTGGTGCAACAAAGCGGTGCTAGACCCGAAGAAATCCGGCGAGTAGAGGCGGAAGTGCGGGAAGCCCAAGCGCAACTGAGGGGGGTTGAGGTTCAGGAGGAAGATACCATCATTCGCGCCCCCTTCGCCGGTCAGATTACCCAGCGATATGCTACAGAAGGCTCCTTTGTCGCCCCCACCACCGCAGCATCGAGTGCGGGAAGTGCCACATCCACCTCGATTGTGGCCCTAGCCAGAGGGTTAGAAATTTTAGCCCAAGTCCCGGAAGCGGATATCAGCCGAATTCGCTCGGGTCAACAGGTGGAGATTCGGGCGGATGCCTATCCCGATGAACAATTCCTTGGAAAGGTGAATTTAATTGCCCCGGAAGCGATTCGGCAACAGGATGTGACGTTGTTTGAAGTGCGGGTGAATTTGGAATCCGGGACGGAGACGTTGCAATCGGGGATGAATGTGGATGTAACGTTTTTAGGGGACCAATTGGATAATGCCTTGGTGGTGCCGACGGTGGCGATCGTCACCAACCGAGGAGAGACTGGGGTTTTGATTCCGAATGCTGAAGGGAAAGCGGAATTTCGGTCGGTGACGATTGGACCAACTTTGGGGAATCAAATTCAAATTTTGGAGGGGTTGAATCCTGGCGATCGCGTGTTTATTGGTCTTCCCGAAGGGCAGGAGTTGGAGGATATTTTAAAGTAA
- a CDS encoding iron-containing redox enzyme family protein: MPNTIEIFPSSHSPSLSKKQSTLPNYEAAERQFVNLLEVEDLDKTVATKPLLVSDFENAIASAIQSAYQQEPGDEAAHRFLQRVLYRINRLNLFWYDDLRRYNNERSHYLRSMRDRIEEPWQQWEIAQIDVAALQKLTDVKQALCDRAAADVDPPLNPSDRYLREQMTAAGYRHLLAIASFDGLVEASRLSRILGGAGNEIQCTLTRVLIEEYGGGRLRRKHSTFFAQMLAEFDMSTEPEAYFDLVPWQVLCGINHNFLLTERKRHFLRYNGGLTYFEVAGPVAYRNYLAAAQRLGLSEAAMGYWELHIKEDERHGRWMLDEVALPLVDRYPQEAWELVLGYDQEKLIGDRAGAAVVRSIQATEHN; this comes from the coding sequence ATGCCAAACACCATAGAGATATTTCCTTCTTCACACTCGCCGAGTCTTTCCAAAAAGCAATCTACACTCCCAAATTATGAAGCAGCCGAGCGGCAATTTGTCAATTTGCTAGAAGTCGAAGATTTAGACAAGACGGTGGCGACAAAACCGTTACTTGTCAGCGATTTTGAAAACGCGATCGCCTCTGCAATTCAATCGGCTTACCAACAGGAACCGGGGGATGAGGCCGCTCACCGCTTCTTGCAGCGCGTGCTTTACCGCATCAACCGCCTCAACTTGTTTTGGTACGACGATTTACGCCGCTACAACAACGAACGATCGCACTATTTGCGTTCGATGCGCGATCGCATTGAGGAACCTTGGCAGCAGTGGGAAATCGCGCAAATCGACGTTGCAGCGCTGCAAAAATTGACGGATGTCAAGCAAGCGCTGTGCGATCGCGCCGCCGCCGATGTCGATCCTCCTTTGAACCCAAGCGATCGCTATTTGCGCGAACAGATGACAGCAGCCGGATACAGACACCTGCTGGCGATCGCCTCTTTCGACGGTTTAGTTGAAGCCAGCCGCCTTTCTCGCATCCTCGGCGGTGCCGGCAACGAAATTCAGTGCACCCTTACCCGAGTGCTGATCGAAGAATATGGCGGCGGTCGCCTCAGACGCAAGCACTCGACCTTTTTTGCTCAAATGCTGGCTGAATTCGATATGAGTACGGAACCGGAAGCGTACTTCGATTTAGTGCCTTGGCAAGTGCTCTGCGGCATTAATCACAACTTCCTGCTTACCGAACGCAAGCGCCATTTTTTGCGCTACAACGGCGGACTCACTTATTTTGAGGTAGCGGGGCCTGTCGCTTACCGCAATTATCTAGCCGCAGCCCAGCGTCTGGGCCTCTCGGAGGCTGCGATGGGTTATTGGGAACTGCACATCAAAGAAGATGAGCGTCACGGTCGCTGGATGTTGGATGAAGTGGCGCTCCCGCTGGTTGATAGATACCCGCAGGAGGCGTGGGAGCTGGTGTTGGGGTACGATCAGGAGAAGTTGATCGGCGATCGGGCTGGGGCTGCTGTAGTGCGATCGATCCAAGCCACAGAACACAATTAA
- a CDS encoding ImmA/IrrE family metallo-endopeptidase, whose protein sequence is MSIFKPYRYYRKEAIEYQANNVLRRMAQRGEQFAPSWPFDVTLVADFFDLGVIWERIPPDEQGAIAARILPLQRCIEINEEILDKPQGFQESTLAHEIGHWVLHINHEATRETGDRLITDLTPAADEPFVCRGSREVNSPLNHASVLESMEWQAQYFAGCLLMPRRILEEKRQGRDLTYWSHLYEMREELGVSISNLVNRLQDLEWIYLDKKTRKREIYPGKALVS, encoded by the coding sequence TTGAGTATTTTTAAGCCGTATCGCTATTATCGCAAAGAAGCGATTGAGTATCAGGCGAATAATGTACTCAGGCGGATGGCACAGCGTGGGGAGCAGTTTGCTCCTTCCTGGCCGTTTGACGTGACTTTGGTTGCGGATTTTTTTGACCTCGGCGTAATTTGGGAACGGATTCCACCGGATGAACAAGGGGCGATCGCGGCGAGGATTCTCCCCTTGCAACGCTGTATCGAGATCAATGAAGAGATTCTCGATAAACCCCAGGGATTCCAGGAATCCACCCTGGCGCATGAAATCGGCCATTGGGTGCTTCATATTAATCATGAGGCGACGAGGGAAACCGGCGATCGCCTGATTACAGACCTCACCCCAGCAGCAGATGAACCCTTTGTCTGCCGGGGGAGTCGGGAAGTCAACAGTCCCCTGAATCATGCCTCGGTGTTAGAGTCTATGGAATGGCAGGCGCAGTATTTTGCGGGTTGCCTGCTGATGCCGAGACGTATTTTAGAAGAGAAACGCCAAGGACGGGATTTAACCTATTGGTCTCACTTATACGAAATGCGAGAGGAATTGGGGGTGAGTATCTCTAATTTGGTGAACCGCCTCCAAGATTTAGAGTGGATTTACTTGGATAAGAAAACTCGCAAGCGGGAAATTTATCCAGGAAAGGCACTGGTTTCCTGA
- a CDS encoding exopolysaccharide biosynthesis protein: MARLSVELHRYFFEEERSEGVILADIILLAGERIFGFLFVFLALPSALPVPAPGYSVPFGFVLFLLAVQLIAGAQRPWVPRRVMHHRIALSKVQGILKAGIPWLEKIELLSRPRLTYICKSLAGRIVIGSAIALMGASMMIPIPGTNTLPAIGIFVTGFGLLDDDGVITLGGLVLCVMGFLLSGSILIGVWFGGSSLLDLIQNWFSQ; this comes from the coding sequence GTGGCTCGACTTTCTGTTGAATTGCATCGCTATTTTTTTGAAGAAGAACGTTCTGAAGGCGTAATTTTAGCGGATATTATTCTGCTGGCTGGAGAACGCATTTTTGGCTTTTTGTTTGTATTCTTGGCATTACCTTCGGCTTTGCCTGTACCTGCGCCAGGATACTCGGTTCCATTTGGATTTGTGTTATTTTTGTTGGCGGTTCAGCTAATTGCTGGTGCCCAACGTCCTTGGGTGCCTAGGCGGGTTATGCATCACCGAATCGCCTTGTCGAAGGTCCAAGGCATTTTAAAGGCCGGGATTCCTTGGTTGGAAAAAATCGAGTTGCTCTCTCGTCCCCGCTTAACCTATATTTGCAAAAGTTTAGCCGGTCGGATTGTCATTGGGAGTGCGATCGCTCTGATGGGAGCTTCGATGATGATTCCCATCCCCGGGACCAATACCTTACCGGCGATCGGTATTTTCGTCACCGGCTTTGGCTTACTGGATGATGATGGAGTCATTACCCTGGGTGGGTTAGTGCTTTGTGTGATGGGATTTTTGCTCTCTGGCTCTATTTTAATAGGGGTCTGGTTTGGCGGTTCCAGCTTGCTAGATTTAATCCAGAACTGGTTTTCACAGTAA
- a CDS encoding helix-turn-helix domain-containing protein: protein MEQSFGKLIRQARKDKGYSQRELAKLLEVDFTYLSKLENDRADYAPKEEVIRSLARNLDLDEEESIVLAGRLPQRYEDFLKQNYKAMPALLRRMRENPDFAEKVFQQVASEGE, encoded by the coding sequence GTGGAACAGAGTTTTGGTAAACTAATTCGTCAAGCACGCAAGGACAAGGGATATAGCCAAAGGGAGCTTGCCAAGCTGCTGGAGGTCGATTTCACCTACTTGTCCAAGCTGGAAAACGATCGCGCAGACTATGCACCTAAAGAGGAAGTGATTCGGTCTTTGGCGCGGAATCTGGATTTGGATGAGGAGGAGTCTATCGTCCTCGCCGGTCGTCTTCCGCAACGGTACGAGGATTTTCTCAAGCAAAATTATAAAGCGATGCCTGCACTCCTGCGGCGGATGCGAGAAAATCCTGATTTTGCAGAGAAGGTGTTTCAGCAGGTGGCAAGCGAGGGGGAATAA
- the ahcY gene encoding adenosylhomocysteinase — protein MTATTTQIKHEVKDLSLAPLGKQRIEWAGREMPVLGLIRDRFAKEKPFAGIRLSACCHVTTETAHLAIALKAGGADAVLIASNPLSTQDDVAASLVVDYGIPVFAIKGEDNATYNRHVEIALDHKPNIIIDDGSDVTVHLVQHRQNQLSDIIGTTEETTTGIVRLAAMFKDGALSFPAMNVNDAETKHFFDNRYGTGQSTLDGIIRATNILLAGKTIVVAGYGWCGKGTALRARGMGANVIVTEINAVRALEATMDGFRVMPMEEAASQGDIFITVTGNKHVIRGEHFAQMKDGAIVCNSGHFDIEIDLKTLGAEASEVRTVRPFTQQYHLKSGKSVIVLGEGRLINLAAAEGHPSAVMDMSFANQAMACEYLVKNKGKLQPGLHSIPVEVDQEIARLKLAAMGINMDTLTSEQLEYINSWTSGT, from the coding sequence ATGACAGCAACCACCACTCAGATCAAACACGAAGTCAAAGACCTTTCTCTGGCTCCTTTAGGCAAACAGAGAATTGAATGGGCAGGGCGGGAAATGCCTGTTCTGGGACTAATCCGCGATCGCTTTGCCAAAGAAAAGCCCTTCGCTGGCATCCGCTTATCTGCCTGCTGCCACGTCACCACCGAAACTGCCCACCTCGCCATTGCCTTAAAAGCCGGGGGTGCAGATGCAGTCCTGATTGCCAGCAACCCCCTGAGCACTCAAGATGACGTCGCCGCCAGTCTAGTGGTGGATTATGGCATTCCCGTCTTCGCCATCAAGGGCGAAGACAACGCCACCTACAACCGTCACGTTGAAATCGCCCTAGATCACAAACCTAACATCATCATCGATGATGGTAGCGATGTCACCGTGCACCTCGTCCAGCATCGTCAAAATCAACTCTCCGATATCATCGGCACCACGGAAGAAACCACCACCGGCATTGTGCGCCTCGCCGCCATGTTCAAAGATGGCGCACTGTCCTTCCCGGCGATGAATGTCAACGATGCCGAAACCAAACATTTCTTTGACAACCGCTATGGAACGGGTCAATCCACCCTCGATGGCATCATCCGCGCCACTAATATTTTACTGGCCGGTAAAACTATCGTGGTTGCTGGATATGGCTGGTGCGGCAAAGGTACTGCCTTACGCGCCCGAGGCATGGGTGCCAACGTGATCGTTACGGAAATCAACGCCGTGCGTGCATTAGAAGCCACGATGGACGGATTCCGCGTCATGCCGATGGAAGAAGCCGCCTCCCAGGGAGATATCTTTATTACCGTTACCGGCAATAAGCACGTCATTCGCGGTGAACATTTCGCTCAGATGAAAGATGGGGCGATCGTCTGTAACTCCGGTCACTTCGATATCGAAATCGACCTGAAAACCCTAGGAGCAGAAGCCTCAGAAGTTCGCACCGTGCGTCCGTTTACCCAACAATATCACCTCAAGTCTGGCAAATCTGTGATCGTCCTCGGAGAAGGACGTTTGATTAACCTCGCCGCAGCGGAAGGACACCCCAGCGCGGTGATGGATATGAGCTTTGCTAACCAAGCAATGGCTTGCGAATATTTAGTCAAAAATAAAGGCAAGTTGCAACCCGGTTTACACTCCATTCCGGTTGAAGTAGACCAGGAAATTGCTCGTCTGAAGCTCGCAGCAATGGGAATCAATATGGATACCCTGACTTCCGAGCAATTAGAGTACATTAATTCCTGGACCTCTGGAACTTAA
- a CDS encoding ABC transporter permease: MNFLESVKMASKTLVANKMRSSLTMLGIIIGNASVIATIGMGEGAQNFVGQQVESLGTNLLFIVPGSPKAQTRPVSPPQTLVLADAEAIASQVPSVKEVAPQITGMQRITYGNANQSTTVAGVTPEFLTVRSFDVAQGRFITDLDLRRNEQVVALGADVAETLFGNTDPIGQQIRIRNVSFSVIGVMQPKGATFGQNQDDVVLIPLTTMANRITGNSSPYGTRINFISVSVQNEESMNAAQFQIENLLRLRHQIIDEDDFTVRNQKDLQATMGAITGALTMLLAAIASISLFVGGIGIMNIMLVSVTERTKEIGLRKAIGASQQDILMQFVIEAVILSVAGGLVGIVVGVSGILLIGTLTPFDAGISTVAIALATGVSGATGLFFGVIPAKKAAQLDPIVALRGA, from the coding sequence ATGAACTTCTTAGAAAGCGTAAAGATGGCATCCAAAACCTTGGTTGCTAATAAGATGCGAAGCAGTCTAACCATGCTAGGGATTATTATTGGCAATGCGTCGGTGATTGCGACCATTGGCATGGGTGAGGGTGCACAGAATTTTGTGGGTCAGCAGGTGGAATCTTTGGGGACGAATTTGTTATTTATTGTCCCAGGAAGTCCGAAGGCTCAAACTCGTCCGGTGAGTCCTCCTCAGACATTGGTATTGGCGGATGCGGAGGCGATCGCCTCTCAAGTTCCTTCGGTGAAGGAAGTTGCACCCCAGATAACAGGAATGCAACGGATTACCTACGGCAATGCTAATCAATCCACAACGGTTGCGGGGGTGACGCCGGAGTTTTTGACGGTTCGCAGTTTTGATGTCGCCCAAGGTCGATTTATCACGGATTTGGATTTGAGGCGCAATGAACAGGTGGTGGCATTGGGTGCCGATGTGGCAGAAACTTTATTTGGAAATACAGACCCGATCGGTCAACAAATCCGGATTAGAAATGTATCGTTTTCTGTAATTGGGGTGATGCAACCCAAGGGTGCTACCTTTGGACAGAATCAAGATGATGTGGTGTTGATACCGTTGACGACGATGGCGAATCGGATTACGGGGAATTCTTCACCTTATGGGACGAGAATTAATTTTATTTCCGTGTCGGTGCAGAATGAAGAGAGTATGAATGCGGCGCAATTCCAAATTGAGAATTTGCTGCGTCTGCGACATCAAATTATTGATGAAGATGATTTTACGGTTCGCAATCAGAAGGATTTGCAGGCGACGATGGGGGCGATTACAGGGGCGTTGACCATGTTGTTGGCAGCGATCGCCAGTATTTCCCTGTTTGTCGGGGGAATTGGGATTATGAATATTATGTTGGTGTCGGTAACGGAACGCACGAAGGAAATTGGTTTGAGAAAGGCGATCGGGGCATCTCAGCAGGATATTTTAATGCAGTTTGTGATTGAAGCAGTGATTTTATCTGTGGCAGGGGGTTTAGTTGGAATAGTTGTGGGAGTCAGTGGGATTTTGCTGATTGGAACTTTGACGCCGTTTGATGCGGGGATTTCTACGGTGGCGATCGCCTTAGCAACCGGAGTATCTGGCGCAACCGGGTTATTCTTTGGGGTAATTCCCGCTAAAAAAGCCGCCCAACTGGATCCGATTGTCGCCTTGCGCGGTGCCTAG
- a CDS encoding MBL fold metallo-hydrolase has protein sequence MLRQLKALGAELTAIFNTHHHWDPVGGNQTLIEHWTGITVYAGAQDQGKN, from the coding sequence GTGCTGAGGCAACTCAAGGCCCTCGGTGCTGAGTTAACCGCAATTTTCAATACCCACCACCACTGGGATCCTGTGGGGGGTAATCAGACATTGATAGAGCATTGGACCGGGATAACCGTTTACGCAGGCGCGCAAGACCAGGGCAAAAATTAA
- a CDS encoding peptidoglycan-binding domain-containing protein, with protein MENLAYLQTVLALESVEAIRESPLHFGFNVKNCVSSDHSRLTIALSLSLFSLMQGPVASHVIPSNGLGRGDSGPLVTCVQQMLKATGYFHGPVSGFYGPMTEQAVLTWELESAGVGDGAINALTIAQIGCYQGQIPRTPRPASPNPNVTPGTDDRPIYDHDSGALRRGDRGEQVVQLQQELIAAGYFKGPVTGYYGALTEDAVMHLQQDYHIPINGVASTRTRLKLAKTPDPVTLSGETLRRGSQGSGVVSLQANLRNLGYYTGPISGYYGQLTEEAVIALQRDRRIPADGIAGPQTQSILVALY; from the coding sequence ATGGAAAATTTAGCCTATTTACAGACGGTTTTGGCCCTCGAATCTGTAGAGGCGATTCGCGAATCGCCCCTACATTTCGGGTTTAATGTTAAAAATTGCGTCAGTTCTGACCATTCCAGGTTAACGATCGCCCTGAGTCTCTCTCTATTCAGTCTGATGCAAGGGCCAGTCGCCTCCCATGTGATTCCCTCAAACGGACTGGGACGCGGAGATAGTGGACCCCTCGTCACTTGCGTTCAGCAGATGTTGAAGGCAACGGGTTATTTTCACGGACCTGTTTCTGGTTTCTATGGACCCATGACGGAACAAGCGGTCTTAACATGGGAACTGGAAAGTGCTGGGGTGGGCGATGGTGCAATTAATGCCTTAACCATTGCTCAAATTGGTTGTTATCAAGGGCAAATCCCCCGGACTCCTCGTCCCGCTTCGCCGAATCCCAATGTGACTCCGGGGACAGACGATCGCCCCATCTATGATCACGACAGTGGGGCGCTGCGACGGGGCGATCGCGGGGAACAAGTGGTGCAATTACAGCAGGAATTAATCGCTGCCGGTTATTTTAAAGGTCCTGTTACCGGCTACTATGGCGCATTAACGGAAGATGCGGTGATGCACTTACAACAGGATTACCATATTCCCATCAATGGTGTTGCCAGTACCAGAACCCGGTTAAAACTTGCAAAAACACCGGATCCGGTAACTCTCTCCGGAGAAACTCTGCGTCGGGGTTCCCAGGGTTCTGGGGTCGTTTCTCTTCAGGCAAATTTACGGAACTTAGGATATTATACAGGACCCATCAGCGGCTATTATGGACAACTCACCGAGGAAGCGGTAATCGCATTGCAACGCGATCGCCGGATCCCGGCTGATGGCATTGCTGGTCCTCAAACCCAAAGTATCTTAGTTGCTTTGTATTAA